Proteins found in one Plasmodium chabaudi chabaudi strain AS genome assembly, chromosome: 5 genomic segment:
- a CDS encoding fam-a protein gives MNKFYIQIVLFLLRTFLYVNNKTLATELAPNQYTTESKNRYSTPEEIYEKNKHLLCTNPEETINAEKLMNEALIHIKFHAISMDDYEFCVKNPYHRVPLHTKKRENNIDIEQIQYKVYGAYKLDEVIDEIWDPDSDHSLNKFSSTRKVARVYSPNLIMIQQRYKKWRFDRQKYFYALATKVELSKYTTIIVMISANINDHYPSNKEYKNKIIENANLFTTEIDSEEDIRKGKLKKTFVNLAGYFIQEYNSYVDIIYVESIDGNTFI, from the exons atgaataaattttatattcaaattgttttatttcttttaagaACCTTCctatatgtaaataataaaacccTTGCAACTGAACTTGCTCCAAACCAATATACAACAGAATCAAAAAATCGTTATTCTAC TCCagaagaaatatatgaaaaaaacaagcaTCTATTATGCACCAATCCAGAAGAAACTATCAATGCGGAGAAACTTATGAACGAAGctttaatacatataaaatttcatGCTATAAGTATGGATGATTATGAATTTTGTGTAAAAAATCCTTATCATCGTGTTCCTTTGCATACAAAAAAACGTGAAAACAATATAGATATTGAACAAATTCAATATAAAGTTTATGGTGCCTATAAG CTTGATGAAGTAATAGATGAGATATGGGATCCCGATAGTGACCattctttaaataaattttcttcTACAA gaAAAGTTGCTCGTGTGTACAGTCCcaatttaataatgatacAGCAACGTTACAAAAAATGGCGTTTTGACCGtcagaaatatttttatgctttAGCTACAAAGGTTGAA ctatcaaaatatacaaCTATAATTGTCATGATTTcagcaaatataaatgatcaCTACCCTTCcaataaagaatataaaaacaaaatcatAGAAAATGCAAATTTATTCACAACTGAGATTGATTCTGAAGAAGATAttagaaaaggaaaattaaaaaaaacgttTGTTAACTTAGCTGGGTACTTCATTCAAGAATACAACAGTTATGTTGATATCATCTATGTCGAATCT ATTGATGGAAATACTTTcatttaa
- a CDS encoding fam-a protein, whose product MNKFYIQIVLFLLGIFLYGNNKALAADAAQIKSTQPKFKKRYPTSREIYENNKHLLCTNPEETIGAEKLMNDVVKQLEYHATNKDGYRSHPYGPYRGIRFYEKKHDNNTNIEKMEYKVYGPNKHNKVISEIWDPDSKNFLEYGSVKVKIERVYNPNLVLIQQRYKNGPLSREKYFYALVKKVQISHDTTIIAMVSPNVNDHHPSNIKYKNPIIENANSFKIDIDSEDYIRRGKLKKTFVNIAGYYIKKCSTHTDLTYIASIPGRPYFFF is encoded by the exons atgaataaattttatattcaaatcgttttgtttcttttaGGCATATTCCTATATGGGAATAATAAAGCCCTTGCAGCTGATGCCGCTCAAATAAAATCTACGCAACCCAAATTCAAAAAACGTTATCCTAC TTCAagagaaatatatgaaaacaaCAAGCACTTATTATGTACAAATCCCGAAGAAACAATAGGAGCGGAAAAACTTATGAACGACGTTGTAAAACAGTTAGAATACCATGCAACAAATAAAGACGGTTATAGATCGCATCCATACGGTCCTTATCGTGGTATAcgtttttatgaaaaaaagcaTGATAACAATacaaatattgaaaaaatggaatataAAGTTTATGGACCCAATAAG CATAATAAAGTAATAAGCGAGATATGGGACCCCGATAGTAAAAATTTCCTCGAGTATGGCTCTGTTAAAG tAAAAATTGAACGTGTGTACAATCCAAATTTAGTATTGATACAACAACGTTACAAAAATGGGCCGCTGAGCCGtgagaaatatttttatgctttAGTCAAAAAAGTTCAA aTATCGCATGACACAACTATAATTGCCATGGTTTCACCAAATGTAAATGATCACCACCCTTccaatataaaatataaaaacccAATAATAGAAAATGCAAATTCATTCAAAATTGATATTGATTCTGAAGATTATATTAGAAGAggaaaactaaaaaaaacgtTTGTTAACATAGCTGGATActacattaaaaaatgcagCACACATACTGATCTCACCTATATCGCATCT ATTCCTGGGCgtccttatttttttttttaa
- a CDS encoding reticulocyte binding protein, putative: MKKIIYITTTYIVLFTSLEVTYGKRIETEKKNHDAQLNNFYLYHNLKGVNLNNSNSSNEKQYNNKNNAINDNKFIQPHSITYFGNQKDTVNDEITLYNDYTNKNDFDTFKIFNNDNEKSNRKETIVKSSFIQKPIAPPFDPSLYNIIDIIYGTSYANESLEFFYAKLRISYDLRTIDSSGYYSSKDLLDSTLNKLKQIEHDILKIKRECEPRRTNVIDEMVKFHDPLYEFYKEPINAYNNSYEFAKRDYVNCMLPRFKNLETRLEAILSSLKPEFDYVFYYSYWDIDGSYKQYAIDTKKLIDSQLNTLKKYPIVNDKRIVPHIKSLIKILETEGENQRLKSKLFFLERQFEEAIQKSRMYLEKCTSSELLMIDYLEDSKKTHYYYELLDKITLIANRRGIFMFNSNNLKSLDTVYKYQKEALDRFVKTLGKLLIQKPDPNNNQIFIDDFYEFDKPLPKSNLTALETKFFEIFKQKWDSYDNEKTFGKNSSQDNNVRLIIQRMAEFKDIIDTMETYKTRDILSKEQILSKIDKNLNKKNYNEIENGLKESYLLAKDWKRVKRQIKTLLEEDTEKAIQLEKEINDLFKKYLEINGETIYLNTLKFELKEKIKNISDKNEYIKKAIDLKKVVENNNAYIDELAKTSPYQVTEYVKNKDKIYSTINSELSKIYQGDLDLLYNELSSIVKENAIDNTEDKAKLEDLKSKIHNEYNKIKNMETETVKLNLSTIENKKNELLSIIVEMKKHIYKELNNELNTIVENFKSKKKQLSSNINDYSNYKNELNKYKSKISEIKNQYNDQSNIDNIKEDEAKQNYEKSKEYATTISDKEDEIFKTINEMKRMKDDILNKVNVFADLENNNKEKINPEHESFAELVNKIKNEISDGQLNDYEKKFNDSKSLINEIKKSIEEEYQNMNILKKVNGYLKICKNTTESIDKFRNKQNKLNEILNKNIKTIKNCNLIEKTYTDNFDNTLTDKKTELEKTFTELSLSNYETSNNELIKYFNDLKKNLGTPKGNTLYQQLAENEKATNDIEQKNINANKNVSNIEIVIHTSIYNINDAIEKLIGKNIELLNKEILKEAQLSITNLNEIKEKLKRYNFDDFAKEENMKYADEITKIKNDINTLDQKVDKNIKKLKDIKNQSEKYADEAKTQISDLEDVINNILSNDDVMKIENKQESLVKKIDKKKNIYNNMNKLLNEIAEIEKDKTSLEEVKNINLAYEKSLNKLFLDQIDKEKEKSENMIKSIEQCKKDFDDIKNKQNIAEAQTLDTQYSKFNELHTISQDNEKYFSDIREKSLKLIEGTYEESNINDIKTKLQKHLLDVQKHNSDINLYLSEITNLYNIFKLNNIQNIIDEVKGYTKKIEEYNQNVKLELDKSKILIETVKEKSDLETCKSKIGSTIDKDVDECIKKITESKNYILSEESNSNTYFKNVKEYNENVSLLFKNIEMANNKAKHILETKKGSGTSDKDDNINELTVNMDKSKNYKDESDKNAKQAEENKNLFEKYKKEVTELLNKYSELATKNNVTQTKKDSNTIINEIKELQKQITLQAEASEKKINTIKKEKFSIEDDNANNNKSNQATIGIQTSLENLENKLLKITNIKKKLNDCLTETESIEKQISSFSINNQDTELSSLKTSLESLKDQKKNIEEQKTELDNLDSEIKSIENEVDQHKKNYEIGIIEKIKENAITNKEELESIKTSIESTIKSIISSFNTNDLEGINTNENLEKYNTEMNNINNEFISSYNLIINYSEAASKEPITYDKIKNTRITAQNELLKIIESKKKSKSYLDNVKIKEVDRIITHFKNKLDNVKDKFTSEYSTINKGLEDISKSIENVKNSTDENSLFDILKQTKNTYMGMIGKTYYSYKDEAENIFKNMVKLAYSLNIQIQNNSGINLFDNVNIAVLSSLSSETKDRLKFIPSPQDEPEIYTKIRNSYDTLLDIFKKSQDTHKKEQDTLNIMNKNQHLYEKIHASNELKGALSDTKYKKEKILNDVKLVLHKFDELNQLTCDSQNYDTILELSNQNQIKTQIDNYEQEKRKFGMDFNVATVEEKLDNIIKSIEKLENDHHSSEKKDSNMQYNSQLNEMTELFNTEIKIIENKIIEKNSLIDKLTKMRKECLLFSYTTLVATLKSKVINYSEFITSATKFSKEYLEYINNSTDSLNNDIDELQTKYNLNQTKKHMVSNITHITNDKNNLIEKEKEATQAINNLTKLFKIDFQNADANMLYYNKLQMTYFYSQLQKSIESIKQLYRKIRAFKLSNIYLINEKYFDISKQFDNILQLQKNKLTENLNNLKEIEQYVSDKKITFLHTVNGNTNSNFNELKEIYDNIISRENKAHDIENVNNKENENIMLYTDTITKLTEKIQNILNFVTTYENNDNIIKQHIQDIDENYVSKIKEILKNTIQSFQQIQNKINEIKAQFYGNSNINSIIITISQNANDVKTLFTKDLTIEKELTQIQNRLENIKNAAHENRNEQIAKYVNTIHNYAEHQFTKIKNNPNKDEIWNTMEIIRNYNKESEVKLQQISNYKNEVVSIITQTTKLIALIKSKYGNNNISYTIAIKHEKNAQYMLNDLNKSQNILRQSINQNKNSIEDLGYRWHGNHNNNNLHTINKHQEISQIKYPKNTYHNNNDNPKYKNYNHSNSDKKGSSKTKSSGDSIKYAGAIAFGLVACYAITNFKKTDDTNEADLDNNEFYNEAEAKYFERDDEVIEINMNEDY, from the exons atgaaaaaaattatttatattacaaCTACTTATATTGTTCTGTTTACTTCATTAG AGGTAACTTATGGGAAAAGAATAGAGACGGAAAAAAAGAACCATGATGCACAgttaaacaatttttatttatatcataatttaaaagGAGTAAATCTTAATAATTCAAACTCttcaaatgaaaaacaatataataataaaaataatgccaTTAATgataacaaatttatacaaCCCCATTCAATTACTTACTTTGGAAATCAAAAAGACACAGTGAATGATGAAATCACATTATATAATGACTACACAAATAAAAACGACTTTGatacttttaaaatttttaataatgacAACGAAAAGTCAAATAGAAAAGAAACTATAGTTAAAAGTTCTTTTATCCAAAAACCCATTGCGCCACCATTCGATCCTTctctatataatataatagatattatatatggtACATCATATGCCAACGAAAGCttagaatttttttatgcgAAATTACGAATATCTTACGACCTTCGAACCATCGACAGTAGCGGCTATTATAGTTCAAAAGATCTATTAGATTCCACATTGAATAAACTCAAACAAATAGAAcatgatatattaaaaataaaaagagaaTGTGAACCTCGAAGAACCAATGTAATAGATGAAATGGTCAAATTTCACGATCCTCTTTATGAATTTTATAAGGAACCCATAAATGCctataataattcatatgAATTTGCCAAAAGAGACTATGTGAATTGCATGCTTCCACGATTTAAAAATCTAGAAACCAGATTAGAGGCTATTCTTTCATCGTTGAAACCCGAATTTgattatgtattttattatagcTATTGGGATATAGATGGATCTTATAAACAATATGCTATTGATACAAAAAAACTTATAGACTCTCAATTGaatactttaaaaaaatatccgATAGTCAATGATAAACGAATTGTTCCACATATAAAatcattaattaaaattttagaGACTGAGGGGGAAAATCAACGTCTTAAAAgtaaactattttttttagaaagGCAGTTTGAAGAAGCTATACAAAAATCGAGGATGTATCTGGAAAAGTGTACATCGTCGGAATTATTAATGATAGATTATTTAGAAGATAGTAAAAAAACGCATTATTACTATGAATTATTAGACAAGATTACATTGATAGCAAACAGACGAGGTATTTTCATGTTTAATTCAAATAACCTAAAGTCTTTGGATACAGTATATAAGTATCAAAAAGAAGCATTAGACCGTTTTGTTAAAACACTAGGAAAActattaatacaaaaacCTGATCCAAATAACaatcaaatatttatagatgatttttatgaatttgATAAGCCATTACCCAAATCGAATTTAACAGCATTagaaacaaaattttttgaaatatttaaacaGAAATGGGATTCTtatgataatgaaaaaactTTTGGCAAAAATAGTAGTCAAGATAATAATGTAAGATTAATTATACAGCGCATGGCAGAATTCAAAGACATAATTGATACTATGGAAACTTACAAAACAAGGGATATTCTTTCAAAAGAGCAAATTTTGTCTAAAAtcgataaaaatttaaataaaaaaaattataacgAAATAGAAAATGGATTGAAGGAATCTTATTTATTAGCAAAAGATTGGAAAAGAGTAAAGCgccaaataaaaacattattaGAAGAAGACACTGAAAAGGCTATTCAATtggaaaaagaaattaacgatttatttaaaaaatatttggaaATAAATGGTGAaaccatatatttaaacacGTTAAAATTcgaattaaaagaaaaaattaaaaatatatctgacaaaaatgaatatattaaaaaagcaaTTGACTTAAAGAAGGTGGTAGAAAATAACAATGCATACATTGATGAATTAGCTAAAACCTCGCCATATCAAGTTACGGAATATGTAAAGAACAAAGATAAGATATACAGTACAATAAATTCAGAGTTATCTAAAATTTATCAAGGAGACCTCGATTTACTTTACAATGAATTATCTTCTATAGTTAAAGAAAATGCCATTGATAATACAGAAGACAAAGCGAAACTTGAAGAtttaaaatcaaaaatacataatgaatataataaaattaaaaacatgGAAACTGAAACagttaaattaaatttaagtaccatcgaaaataaaaaaaatgagcTTTTGAGTATTATTgtggaaatgaaaaaacatatatataaggaaCTTAACAATGAGCTAAATACAATAgtagaaaattttaaaagtaaaaaaaagcaGTTGTCaagtaatataaatgattattCTAATTACAAAAacgaattaaataaatataaatctaAAATTTCAGAAATCAAAAATCAATATAATGATCAAAGTAATATAGACAATATAAAGGAAGATGAAGCAAAACAAAACTATGAAAAATCCAAAGAATACGCCACGACAATATCTGACAAAGAAGATGAAATATTCAAAACCataaatgaaatgaaaCGTATGAAAGATgacatattaaataaagtgAATGTATTTGCcgatttagaaaataataacaaagaAAAGATTAACCCAGAGCACGAATCATTTGCTGAATtggtaaataaaataaaaaatgaaatttcaGATGGCCAGTTGAAtgattatgaaaaaaaatttaatgataGTAAATCTTtaattaatgaaataaaaaagtccATCGAAGAGGAATACCAAAACATGAATATTCTTAAGAAGGTAAATgggtatttaaaaatatgtaaaaatacgACAGAATCTATAGACAAATTCCGTAATaagcaaaataaattaaatgaaatattaaataaaaatataaaaaccataaaaaattgtaatttaatagaaaaaacGTATACAGACAACTTTGATAATACGCTAACAGATAAAAAGACagaattagaaaaaacaTTCACCGAATTGTCTTTAAGTAATTATGAAACGAGTAATAATgaattgataaaatattttaatgatttaaaaaaaaatttaggAACACCTAAAGGAAACACCCTATATCAGCAACTCGCTGAAAACGAAAAGGCTACTAATGATATCgagcaaaaaaatattaatgcaaataaaaatgtttcaaACATCGAAATAGTAATTCATACATcgatttataatattaatgacgcaatagaaaaattaattggaaaaaatatagaacttctaaataaagaaatactTAAAGAAGCACAACTCAGTATAACCAATTTGAATGaaataaaggaaaaattaaaacgttataattttgatgattttgcgaaagaagaaaatatgaaatatgcTGATGAAATTaccaaaattaaaaatgatattaataCCTTAGATCAAAAAGTcgataaaaacataaagaaattaaaggatataaaaaacCAATCAGAAAAGTATGCTGATGAAGCAAAAACACAAATAAGTGACTTAGAAGatgtaataaataacatCCTATCTAACGATGATGTTATGAAAATTGAAAACAAACAAGAAAGtctagtaaaaaaaatcgataaaaaaaaaaatatatacaataatatgaacaaattattaaatgaaatcgcggaaatagaaaaagataaaactTCGTTAGAagaagtaaaaaatataaatttggcATACGAAAaaagtttaaataaattatttttggatcaaattgataaagaaaaggaaaagtctgaaaatatgataaaatcaATAGAACAATGCAAAAAAGACTttgatgatataaaaaataaacaaaatatagcGGAAGCACAAACGCTTGATACTCAATATTCCAAATTTAATGAACTTCACACCATTAGTCaggataatgaaaaatactTTTCCGATATTCGTGAAAAATCTTTAAAACTAATAGAAGGAACTTATGAGGaatcaaatataaatgatattaaaacaaaattacaGAAACATCTCTTAGACGTTCAAAAGCATAATAGTGACATAAATCTTTATTTAAGTGAAATTACCAAcctatataatatttttaagttaaataatattcaaaatattattgatgAAGTAAAAGGatatacgaaaaaaattgaagaaTATAATCAGAATGTAAAATTGGAATTagataaatcaaaaatattaattgaAACCGTCAAAGAAAAATCAGATTTAGAAACATGCAAATCAAAAATAGGGTCAACTATAGATAAAGATGTTGATGAATgcataaagaaaattacagaatcaaaaaattatattttaagtgAAGAATCTAACAGCAACacctattttaaaaatgttaaagagtataatgaaaatgtatcactactttttaaaaatatagaaatggCAAACAACAAAGCTAAACACATATTGGAAACTAAAAAAGGTAGTGGCACTAGTGATAAggatgataatataaatgaattgACGGTAAACATGGATAAatctaaaaattataaagacGAGTCtgataaaaatgcaaaGCAAGCGGAAGAGAATAAGAATctgtttgaaaaatataaaaaagaagttACTGaacttttaaataaatattctgAATTAgcaacaaaaaataatgtcaCGCAAACAAAGAAAGACTCAAATACTAtaattaatgaaataaaagaattacaaaaacaaattacTCTTCAAGCAGAAGCATcggagaaaaaaattaacacaataaaaaaagaaaaatttagTATTGAAGACGACAAtgctaataataataaatccaATCAAGCAACTATAGGTATTCAAACTTCTTTGGAAAAtcttgaaaataaattattaaaaataaccaatataaaaaaaaaattaaatgattgTTTAACAGAAACAGAAAGCATAGAGAAACAAATATCAAgtttttctataaataaCCAAGATACAGAATTAAGTAGCCTTAAGACAAGTTTAGAATCCCTCAAagaccaaaaaaaaaatattgaagaGCAAAAAACAGAATTAGATAACCTTGATTCTGAAATTAAAAGTATAGAAAACGAAGTTGAtcaacataaaaaaaactacGAAATTGGAATtatcgaaaaaataaaagaaaatgccATTACAAATAAAGAGGAATTAGAATCAATAAAAACCTCAATAGAATCaacaataaaaagtataatatCATCTTTTAATACAAATGATTTAGAAGGTATCAACACTAATGAAAActtggaaaaatataatactgaaatgaataatataaataacgaATTTATTAGCTCATACAatctaataataaattattcagAAGCTGCTTCAAAAGAACCCATAacatatgataaaattaaaaatacacGAATCACTGCACAAAATGAActcttaaaaattattgaaaGCAAAAAGAAATCTAAATCCTACTTagataatgtaaaaataaaagaagtTGATAGAATAATTActcattttaaaaacaaattagaTAATGTGAAGGATAAATTTACAAGCGAATATTCAACTATCAACAAAGGGTTGGAGGATATTTCAAAATCTATtgaaaatgttaaaaaCTCAACCGATGAgaattcattatttgatataCTAAAACAAACCAAAAATACGTATATGGGCATGATTGgtaaaacatattatagCTATAAAGATGAAgcagaaaatatatttaaaaatatggttAAATTAGCatattctttaaatattcaaatacaaaataattcaggcataaatttatttgacAATGTCAATATAGCTGTATTATCTAGCTTAAGTTCAGAAACAAAAGACagattaaaatttattccaTCTCCACAAGATGAACCGGAAATATATACGAAAATACGCAATTCTTATGATACTCTtcttgatatatttaaaaaaagtcaAGATACACACAAAAAGGAACAAGAtactttaaatataatgaacaaaaaccaacatttatatgaaaaaatacatgCATCCAATGAATTAAAAGGCGCATTAAGtgatacaaaatataaaaaagaaaaaatattaaacgATGTTAAACTAGTTTTACATAAATTTGATGAATTAAATCAATTAACATGTGATTCTCAAAATTATGATACTATTTTAGAATTATCAAATCagaatcaaataaaaaccCAAATTGACAATTATGAgcaagaaaaaagaaagttTGGAATGGATTTTAATGTAGCGACTGTGGAAGAAAAATTGGATAATATCATTAAATCTATAGAAAAGTTAGAAAATGATCACCATTCTTCAGAGAAAAAAGACTCTAATATGCAATATAATAGCCAATTAAACGAAATGactgaattatttaatacgGAGATAAAAATCATTGAGAACAAAAtaatcgaaaaaaatagtttaatTGATAAACTAACAAAAATGAGAAAGGAATGCCtacttttttcatatacaACATTAGTCGCGACTCTTAAAAGTAAAGTAATTAATTACTCGGAATTTATAACATCGGCAactaaattttcaaaagaatatttagaatatattaataatagtaccgattctttaaataatgaCATCGATGAAttacaaacaaaatataatttgaatCAAACAAAGAAACATATGGTAAGTAATATTACCCATATTACGaacgataaaaataacttaatagaaaaagaaaaagaagcTACTCAGgcaattaataatttgaccaagttatttaaaatagatTTCCAAAATGCTGATGCCAATATGTTATACTATAATAAGCTACAAATGACTTATTTCTATTCCCAACTTCAAAAGTCAATTGAATCCATAAAGCAATTGTATAGAAAAATACGTGCctttaaattatcaaatatatatcttattaatgaaaaatatttcgaTATATCCAAacaatttgataatattttacagttacagaaaaataaattaacagaaaatttaaataatttaaaggAAATTGAACAATATGTTtctgataaaaaaataactttCCTTCATACAGTAAATGGAAATACAAATTCCAATTTCAATGAGCTTAAAGAgatatatgataatatcATTAGTCGTGAAAACAAGGCCCATGATAttgaaaatgttaataataaagaaaatgaaaatataatgctaTACACAGATACAATTACCAAATTAAcagaaaaaatacaaaatatcttaaattttgttaCAACTTacgaaaataatgataatataatcaaGCAACATATTCAAGACattgatgaaaattatgtatcaaaaattaaagaaattttaaaaaacacaATACAATCATTTCAGcaaattcaaaataaaataaatgaaataaaagcCCAATTTTATGGTAATAGcaatataaatagtatTATAATTACCATATCACAAAATGCAAATGATGTTAAAACACTATTTACTAAGGATTTAACTATAGAAAAAGAACTCACACAAATACAAAATCGTTTAgagaatattaaaaatgctGCTCATGAAAACAGAAACGAGCAAATAGCCAAATATGTCAATACTATACACAATTATGCTGAACAccaatttacaaaaattaagaaTAATCCAAATAAAGACGAAATATGGAATACAATGGAAATTATAcgaaattataataaagaatCCGAAGTAAAATTACAACAAATATCAAATTACAAAAACGAAGTTGTTTCAATAATCACACAAACTACTAAACTCATTGCTTTAATTAAATCCAAGTatggtaataataatatctcATATACGATTGCCATCAagcatgaaaaaaatgcccaatatatgcttaatgatttaaataaaagtcAAAATATCCTTAGACAAtcaataaatcaaaataaaaatagtatagaAGATTTAGGATATAGATGGCATGGTAATCACAATAACAACAATTTACATACCATTAATAAGCACCAAGAAATATcgcaaataaaatatcctaaaaatacataccataataataatgataatccgaaatataaaaattataatcacTCAAATTCAGATAAAAAAGGTTCCTCCAAAACAAAAAGTTCAGGAGATTCTATTAAATATGCAGGAGCAATTGCATTTGGTTTAGTAGCGTGCTATGCAATTACAAACTTCAAAAAAACAGATGATACAAATGAAGCGGATTTAGATAATAATGAGTTTTATAATGAAGCGGAAGCTAAGTATTTTGAAAGAGACGACGAAGttatagaaataaatatgaatgaaGATTATTGA